From bacterium, a single genomic window includes:
- a CDS encoding aminotransferase class V-fold PLP-dependent enzyme has translation MSEPVIYLNNAATSWPKPERVIQKLVWAATELLATPGRGSAGVRSERVIFEAREAVADFVGAGDSSRIIFTCNATAALNLAISGFLAPGDHVVTTSMDHNSVSRPLARMEDDRGISVTRVEGDREGVVTSASVLDALRPETALVILTHASNVTGTIQPVQEVSAGLRSKGEGRPRLLVDAAQTAGVFPIDVQAWGIDMLAVPGHKALYGPSGTGFLYLAPDLVLDPIFEGGTGGQSTLRRQPDLLPDRYESGTPNIPGIAALGEAVSFIREKGLEQIRRHETALFDLLISGLREIPGVTLFGPCDSRLQMAVVSFRLEGMDPAEVGSFLEEAMGIQVRVGLHCSPMSHRTIGSFPEGTVRVSPGLFTTEGDIEALIDGVRKIREVRGA, from the coding sequence ATGAGTGAACCGGTCATCTACCTTAACAACGCTGCTACGAGCTGGCCGAAACCGGAACGTGTCATACAAAAACTGGTTTGGGCAGCCACCGAACTCCTCGCTACACCGGGCAGGGGAAGCGCTGGTGTCCGGAGCGAGCGGGTCATTTTCGAGGCCAGGGAAGCTGTGGCGGACTTTGTGGGTGCCGGTGACAGTTCGAGGATCATCTTCACCTGCAACGCCACTGCTGCCCTTAACCTTGCTATTTCAGGTTTTCTCGCCCCCGGGGATCATGTGGTTACCACATCAATGGACCACAACTCGGTGTCCCGTCCCCTTGCCCGCATGGAGGATGATCGGGGTATTTCAGTGACCCGGGTGGAGGGGGATAGGGAAGGGGTTGTGACATCAGCCTCTGTGCTGGATGCCCTAAGGCCCGAAACGGCACTGGTGATCCTCACCCACGCCTCCAACGTCACCGGCACGATCCAGCCGGTGCAGGAAGTAAGTGCTGGCCTCCGATCCAAGGGAGAGGGCAGGCCCCGTCTCCTCGTTGACGCAGCCCAGACAGCGGGAGTCTTCCCTATAGATGTTCAGGCGTGGGGGATCGATATGCTGGCAGTCCCTGGACACAAGGCCCTGTACGGACCCTCCGGAACAGGGTTTTTGTATCTGGCTCCGGATCTTGTTCTGGACCCGATCTTCGAGGGCGGAACGGGGGGCCAGTCCACCCTCCGTCGTCAGCCTGACCTGCTCCCCGATCGGTATGAGAGCGGAACTCCAAACATCCCCGGTATTGCCGCCCTCGGTGAGGCGGTGAGTTTTATAAGGGAAAAGGGGTTAGAGCAGATCAGGCGTCACGAAACAGCGCTCTTTGATCTCCTCATCAGCGGGTTAAGGGAAATACCGGGAGTCACCCTCTTCGGTCCATGCGATTCCAGGCTGCAGATGGCGGTGGTATCCTTTCGTCTTGAGGGTATGGATCCAGCCGAGGTGGGCAGTTTCCTGGAGGAGGCGATGGGGATCCAGGTGCGGGTTGGTCTTCACTGTTCCCCCATGTCCCACCGGACCATAGGGAGTTTTCCGGAAGGGACGGTGAGGGTCAGCCCCGGTCTCTTCAC
- the yedE gene encoding YedE family putative selenium transporter gives MRKLSFDTVLIIGSGLSLGALGAALALWGNPANSGICVSCFMENLSGSLGLHHNLRMAYLRPELAGFVAGAFLTALLGREMRPRSGAYPVLAFVLGFFLIVGSSVFMGCPIKMMLRLGAGDMTAVGGLLGLAGGVWVGIRYYRAGLDLGVPRQGAGAYQGILVPLLFLLFLGLAAGGFLLSGTTGPAAQRAPFVIALGAGVLIGALAQRSRFCVTGSFSNLFLARDMSLMGGLIVLFLAALAVNVSVGLFRFGVLDQPGSNPDHMWNFLSMGLVGFASVLAGGCPFRQLVLSGEGSADASLAVLGMIVGGGLVHQWGIVSTSAGPTPFGKAAVLLGLAFCFGIVRFYRKA, from the coding sequence GTGAGGAAACTGTCTTTTGATACAGTCCTGATCATCGGCAGCGGTTTGTCCCTGGGGGCTCTGGGTGCCGCTCTGGCGTTGTGGGGAAACCCGGCCAACTCCGGCATTTGTGTTTCCTGTTTTATGGAGAACCTTTCCGGGAGCCTGGGTTTGCATCACAACCTCCGCATGGCCTACCTCAGACCTGAACTTGCTGGTTTCGTTGCCGGGGCCTTTCTCACGGCACTTTTGGGCAGGGAGATGCGCCCCAGGTCGGGAGCCTATCCTGTCCTGGCTTTTGTGTTGGGATTTTTCCTCATCGTTGGTTCGTCGGTCTTCATGGGTTGTCCCATCAAGATGATGCTGCGCCTGGGAGCGGGGGATATGACAGCGGTGGGAGGTTTACTCGGTCTGGCTGGAGGGGTCTGGGTGGGAATACGGTATTACCGGGCGGGCCTGGACCTGGGGGTTCCCAGACAAGGGGCAGGTGCCTACCAGGGCATCCTGGTCCCACTGCTTTTTCTCCTGTTCCTGGGGCTTGCTGCTGGAGGTTTTCTCCTTTCCGGCACCACCGGCCCGGCGGCTCAGAGAGCTCCCTTCGTCATCGCCCTGGGTGCTGGTGTTTTGATTGGCGCTCTGGCCCAGCGGTCAAGATTCTGCGTGACAGGGAGCTTTTCAAACCTTTTCCTTGCAAGAGATATGAGCCTCATGGGAGGGCTGATAGTCCTGTTTTTGGCGGCCCTGGCGGTCAACGTTTCAGTCGGTCTTTTTAGATTCGGTGTCCTGGATCAGCCTGGGTCCAACCCGGACCACATGTGGAATTTTTTGAGCATGGGGCTGGTTGGATTCGCATCGGTCCTGGCCGGTGGATGTCCCTTCAGGCAGTTGGTCCTTTCCGGGGAGGGTTCCGCAGATGCGTCTCTGGCTGTTCTGGGAATGATCGTCGGGGGAGGACTTGTCCATCAGTGGGGTATCGTCAGCACCTCGGCCGGTCCCACCCCTTTCGGCAAGGCGGCTGTGCTGCTGGGGCTGGCGTTTTGTTTCGGGATCGTGAGGTTTTATAGGAAAGCATAG
- a CDS encoding GeoRSP system radical SAM/SPASM protein has translation MKNSELLSAPLTVNWSLSYQCNFTCSHCYSRELETVLLTPADIRNVVDLLSEKGVVFINFGGGEPLLLDDLYDITAYAVSQGLKVTMNTNGWLLDPTTAARIAHAGFHSVGISIDSPDPKSHDRFRNKEGSYDRAIRGLDNLEKAGVRSTVSCVINQENLHNWQGMIDLCRDHGVRTLYLHNYKCSGMGQVNMGDLDLRPDQWSAFYTEALNVREGLSDLIISFDDPIMASLPGYSHDTAVKGSTCGKLSLHIEPDGGITPCGFIPVTIGNILKDDFDRIWFDSPVLDRMRSKTATGKCSGCDSYEDCLGGCSARAFALTGSFDSPDPHCWVEEE, from the coding sequence ATGAAAAATAGCGAACTCCTTTCAGCGCCCCTCACCGTCAACTGGTCCCTTTCCTACCAGTGCAACTTCACTTGTTCCCACTGTTACAGCCGGGAACTGGAAACGGTGCTGTTAACACCTGCCGACATCAGGAATGTGGTGGACCTGCTGTCGGAAAAGGGCGTTGTCTTCATCAACTTCGGCGGTGGTGAACCTCTTCTCCTCGATGACCTTTACGATATCACCGCTTATGCGGTCTCACAGGGGCTTAAGGTCACCATGAACACCAACGGATGGCTTCTGGACCCAACCACTGCCGCACGGATCGCCCATGCGGGTTTTCACAGCGTTGGGATCAGTATCGACAGCCCGGACCCAAAGTCCCACGACCGTTTCAGGAATAAGGAAGGGAGTTATGACCGGGCGATCAGGGGGCTGGATAATCTTGAAAAGGCCGGTGTCAGAAGTACCGTATCGTGCGTGATCAACCAGGAGAACCTGCACAACTGGCAGGGCATGATCGATCTTTGCCGAGATCACGGGGTCCGTACCCTGTACCTCCACAACTACAAGTGTTCCGGTATGGGGCAGGTGAACATGGGAGACCTGGACCTTAGGCCCGACCAGTGGAGTGCTTTTTATACCGAAGCGCTTAATGTCCGGGAGGGGCTTTCCGATCTCATTATTTCCTTCGACGATCCCATCATGGCCTCTCTGCCCGGCTATAGCCATGACACTGCTGTAAAGGGCAGCACCTGCGGCAAACTCAGCCTTCACATTGAGCCGGACGGGGGGATCACGCCCTGCGGCTTCATCCCGGTTACCATCGGCAATATCCTGAAGGACGACTTTGACAGAATATGGTTCGATTCCCCTGTTCTTGACCGGATGAGATCCAAAACAGCCACCGGCAAGTGTTCGGGGTGCGACAGTTACGAAGATTGCCTGGGGGGCTGCTCGGCTCGCGCCTTTGCCCTCACCGGAAGCTTCGACAGCCCCGATCCGCATTGTTGGGTGGAGGAAGAGTAA
- a CDS encoding SPASM domain-containing protein, protein MHFDLPWRIHWQLGDPVSKDLLESIRGCCPLAVTLEVERIGQLSALDLPWEGTSLVIVYRGWRSPRRDVIAGIAQRWEFPIEGPGDAKYLADASFLGLPPDEAAFRWFPRRGKMQDLISILEIVETAGCGLTLPNRPAGVITSEGSRAFPDIGELSGEVLSELMAFSKVLRTGQVRVHDFILTEALGLEGVEPQGCEAANSMAFIDREGRVYPCETLMVPMGDLNREKLDAVWASPLRDRIRRDVDSIPGFCSACPDLVRCKGGCRGAVYHLMGHYGAPDPLCPTDGLEDMEEHYE, encoded by the coding sequence ATGCATTTCGATTTACCCTGGCGTATCCACTGGCAGCTCGGTGATCCGGTCAGCAAAGATCTGTTGGAGTCCATCCGTGGATGCTGTCCCCTTGCGGTTACCCTCGAGGTCGAGCGGATCGGCCAGCTGTCTGCTCTGGATCTGCCGTGGGAAGGGACCTCCCTGGTCATCGTGTACCGGGGATGGAGGAGTCCTCGCCGGGATGTCATTGCCGGGATCGCCCAGCGGTGGGAGTTCCCTATCGAAGGGCCCGGTGATGCCAAATACCTCGCGGACGCCTCATTTTTGGGTTTGCCGCCGGATGAGGCAGCTTTTCGCTGGTTTCCCCGAAGGGGAAAGATGCAGGATCTGATTTCCATCCTTGAAATTGTGGAAACTGCCGGGTGCGGGCTCACCTTGCCAAACCGACCGGCCGGTGTTATCACCAGCGAAGGTTCCCGGGCATTTCCCGATATCGGGGAGCTTTCCGGGGAAGTCCTGTCTGAGCTGATGGCTTTTTCAAAAGTGCTGCGGACAGGCCAGGTCAGGGTTCACGATTTCATACTCACCGAAGCTCTCGGTCTTGAGGGCGTCGAACCACAGGGCTGTGAGGCAGCAAACTCCATGGCCTTCATCGACCGTGAGGGCAGGGTTTACCCCTGCGAAACGCTGATGGTCCCTATGGGGGATCTTAACCGGGAAAAGCTGGATGCCGTGTGGGCCTCGCCATTAAGGGACCGTATCCGCAGGGATGTCGATTCCATACCCGGTTTTTGTTCGGCCTGCCCTGATCTTGTTCGCTGCAAGGGAGGCTGCAGAGGGGCTGTCTATCACCTTATGGGGCACTATGGGGCCCCCGATCCTCTTTGCCCCACGGATGGGTTAGAGGATATGGAAGAGCATTATGAGTGA
- a CDS encoding PqqD family peptide modification chaperone yields MKKLHRNPDVNWRVESHREAHVREVLEDPLREGEDAEALEVGTVTILAGGVMHQLNLLGGEIWKLCDGTLDRDGLVAHLLELFEVDESTLKEDAETFVDEMIQKGLIDEK; encoded by the coding sequence ATGAAAAAGTTACATCGCAACCCCGACGTCAACTGGAGAGTGGAGTCCCACAGGGAGGCCCACGTACGGGAGGTCCTGGAGGATCCTCTGCGGGAGGGTGAGGATGCTGAGGCTCTGGAGGTGGGAACAGTGACCATCCTGGCTGGCGGGGTAATGCATCAGCTCAACCTTCTCGGGGGGGAGATCTGGAAACTGTGTGACGGAACTTTGGACCGGGATGGACTGGTGGCGCATCTTCTGGAATTATTTGAAGTGGATGAGAGCACCTTGAAAGAGGATGCCGAAACCTTTGTGGATGAGATGATCCAAAAGGGCCTCATTGATGAAAAATAG